A region of Corvus cornix cornix isolate S_Up_H32 chromosome 3, ASM73873v5, whole genome shotgun sequence DNA encodes the following proteins:
- the STX7 gene encoding syntaxin-7: MSYGPGFGDPNQLAQRITSNIQKITQCSAEIQRILHQLGTPQDTPELRQQLQQKQQYTNQLAKETDKYIKEFGSLPATSEQRQRKIQKDRLVGEFTTALTNFQRLQRQAAEKEKDFVARVRASSRVSGGAPEDNYKEGTLVSWDSQPQAQVQDEEITEDDLRLIEERESSIRQLEADIMDINEIFKDLGMMIHEQGDVIDSIEANVENADVHVQQANQQLSRAANYQQRSRKKMCILIIILAVGALLIGIIIWLSSR; encoded by the exons ATGTCGTACGGACCGGGTTTTGGGGATCCTAATCAGCTAGCCCAACGCATAACTTCTAACATCCAGAAGATCACACAATGCT ctgctgaaatacAAAGAATACTACATCAGCTTGGAACACCACAGGACACGCCTGAGTTGAGGCAACAGCT GCAACAGAAGCAGCAATACACCAACCAACTTGCCAAAGAAACTGACAAATACATTAAAGAGTTTGGATCTTTGCCTGCAACAAGTGAACAG CgtcaaagaaaaatacagaaagaccGTCTTGTGGGGGAGTTCACCACAGCACTAACTAATTTCCAAAGACTCCAAAGGCAAgctgctgagaaggaaaaagacttTGTAGCCAGAGTAAGAGCCAGCTCAAGGGTGTCT GGTGGGGCTCCAGAAGATAACTACAAAGAAGGAACACTTGTCTCTTGGGACAG TCAACCGCAAGCACAAGTGCAAGatgaagaaattacagaagATGACCTCCGTCTTATTGAGGAGAGGGAATCTTCCATTAGGCAGCTTGAA GCTGATATTATGGACATCAACGAAATTTTCAAAGATCTGGGAATGATGATTCATGAACAAGGTGATGTGATAG acaGCATAGAAGCCAATGTGGAAAATGCAGATGTACATGTGCAGCAAGCAAACCAGCAGCTGTCAAGAGCAGCGAACTACCAG CAAAGATCCCGAAAGAAGATGTGCATACTCATTATTATACTTGCTGTTGGAGCATTGCTTATTGGAATCATCATATGGTTATCTTCAAGATAA